In Rhodovulum sulfidophilum DSM 1374, the following are encoded in one genomic region:
- a CDS encoding DNA translocase FtsK: MASYQMKRREPLLDQTTQAAIERRGKELLGIGLMLVALLLALTLGSYVTDDPSWFSATDAPARNLLGRFGASIASPVYIVVGYGGWALVAVPAAWGLRLLTHWGEERALSRVIFAPFLVCLASVYAATNVPTPDWTHSFGMGGLFGDTVLGAVLGLVPIGTIVGLKLVSALVWLGTLALALFVCGVDRDEIRRFGRGVLLGLILSYAALRAATGRGVRGALQGAVRYGEDLQARRNARAERRQTAFAPEAYEEDDDEAYDRDCDLHEDEAPARTGLFARLPVFRRRADPELIDEDDDEVAMTPASEERIRARIADVVRARSSRGASVPTGFRPEPPVVRSPSALTVPQAPDPDMRIDVPEIDDYEDFDAETPFETAPSVAEAAHPAPAPAIPVAEPRRVVEQSVRKPVAPSRRARDEAQPGLKFDESEEGYQHPPLSLLTNPDIIERHYLSEEALEENARMLENVLDDYGVKGEIVSVRPGPVVTMYELEPAPGLKASRVIGLADDIARSMSALSARVSTVPGRSVIGIELPNARREMVVLREILSARDFGDSAQRLPLALGKDIGGDPVVANLAKMPHLLIAGTTGSGKSVAINTMILSLLYKLTPDECRLIMIDPKMLELSVYDGIPHLLSPVVTDPKKAVVALKWVVGEMEERYRKMSKMGVRNIEGYNGRVRDAMAKGEMFKRTVQTGFDDETGEPVFETEEFLPKTLPYIVVIVDEMADLMMVAGKEIEACIQRLAQMARASGIHLIMATQRPSVDVITGTIKANFPTRISFQVTGKIDSRTILGEQGAEQLLGMGDMLYMAGGGRLSRVHGPFVSDEEVEEIVSYLKTFGPPDYVGGVVEGPDEDKESDIDLVLGLGGNTDSEDALYDQAVAIVIKDRKCSTSYIQRKLAIGYNKAARLVEQMEDQGVVSAANHVGKREILVPEQA, encoded by the coding sequence ATGGCTTCCTATCAGATGAAACGGCGCGAACCCCTTCTCGACCAGACCACCCAGGCCGCCATCGAGCGCCGGGGCAAGGAATTGCTGGGCATCGGGCTGATGCTGGTCGCGCTGCTGCTGGCGCTGACGCTGGGGTCTTATGTCACCGACGACCCGAGCTGGTTCTCGGCCACCGACGCCCCGGCCCGGAACCTTCTGGGCCGGTTTGGCGCCTCGATCGCCTCGCCGGTCTATATCGTCGTGGGTTATGGCGGCTGGGCGCTGGTCGCGGTGCCCGCGGCCTGGGGCCTGCGTCTCCTGACCCATTGGGGCGAGGAACGGGCGCTGTCGCGGGTGATCTTCGCGCCCTTCCTCGTCTGTCTGGCCTCGGTCTATGCCGCGACCAATGTGCCGACGCCGGACTGGACCCACAGCTTCGGCATGGGCGGGCTGTTCGGCGATACCGTGCTGGGTGCGGTGCTGGGGCTGGTGCCGATCGGCACCATCGTCGGGCTCAAGCTGGTCTCGGCGCTGGTCTGGCTGGGTACGCTGGCGCTGGCGCTGTTCGTCTGCGGGGTCGACCGCGACGAGATCCGGCGTTTCGGCCGGGGCGTGCTGCTGGGCCTCATTCTCAGCTATGCCGCGCTGCGGGCCGCGACCGGGCGCGGGGTGCGCGGTGCGCTGCAAGGCGCGGTGCGCTATGGCGAGGATCTGCAGGCGCGCCGCAACGCGCGGGCCGAGCGCCGCCAGACCGCGTTCGCACCCGAGGCCTACGAAGAGGATGACGACGAGGCCTATGACAGGGATTGCGACCTTCATGAGGACGAGGCGCCCGCCCGTACCGGTCTGTTCGCGCGGCTGCCGGTGTTCCGCCGTCGCGCCGATCCCGAGCTGATCGACGAGGATGATGACGAGGTGGCCATGACCCCGGCCTCCGAAGAGCGTATCCGGGCGCGGATCGCCGATGTCGTCCGCGCGCGCTCGAGCCGCGGCGCGTCGGTGCCGACCGGGTTCCGCCCCGAGCCGCCGGTTGTGCGCAGCCCGTCCGCCCTGACCGTGCCGCAGGCGCCCGATCCGGACATGCGGATCGATGTGCCCGAGATCGACGATTACGAAGATTTCGACGCGGAGACCCCGTTCGAGACCGCGCCCTCCGTCGCCGAAGCAGCCCATCCAGCCCCCGCCCCCGCGATACCGGTGGCCGAGCCGCGCCGGGTGGTCGAGCAGAGCGTGCGCAAGCCGGTCGCGCCCTCGCGCCGCGCCCGCGACGAGGCCCAGCCCGGCCTGAAATTCGACGAGAGCGAGGAGGGCTACCAGCATCCGCCACTGTCGCTGCTGACCAATCCCGACATCATCGAGCGGCATTATCTCAGCGAAGAGGCGCTGGAAGAGAATGCGCGCATGCTGGAAAACGTGCTCGACGATTACGGCGTGAAGGGCGAGATCGTCTCGGTCCGGCCCGGCCCCGTGGTCACAATGTACGAGCTGGAACCGGCGCCGGGCCTCAAGGCCAGCCGGGTGATCGGCCTGGCCGACGACATCGCGCGCAGCATGTCGGCGCTGTCGGCCCGGGTCTCGACAGTGCCCGGGCGCAGCGTGATCGGGATCGAACTGCCCAATGCCCGCCGCGAGATGGTGGTGCTGCGCGAGATCCTGTCGGCGCGCGATTTCGGCGACAGCGCGCAGCGCCTGCCGCTGGCGCTGGGCAAGGATATCGGCGGCGATCCGGTGGTGGCGAACCTGGCCAAGATGCCTCACCTCCTGATCGCGGGGACCACCGGGTCGGGCAAGTCCGTTGCCATCAATACCATGATCCTGTCGCTTCTCTACAAGCTGACGCCGGATGAATGCCGGCTGATCATGATCGACCCCAAGATGCTGGAACTGTCGGTCTATGACGGCATCCCGCATCTGCTGTCCCCGGTCGTCACCGATCCCAAGAAGGCCGTCGTCGCGCTGAAATGGGTCGTGGGCGAGATGGAGGAACGCTATCGCAAGATGTCCAAGATGGGCGTGCGCAACATCGAGGGCTATAACGGCCGGGTGCGCGATGCGATGGCCAAGGGCGAGATGTTCAAGCGCACGGTGCAGACCGGCTTTGACGACGAGACCGGCGAGCCGGTCTTCGAGACCGAGGAATTCCTGCCCAAGACGCTGCCCTATATCGTCGTCATCGTCGACGAGATGGCCGACCTGATGATGGTCGCGGGCAAGGAGATCGAGGCCTGCATCCAGCGGCTTGCGCAGATGGCGCGGGCCTCGGGCATCCACCTGATCATGGCCACCCAGCGGCCCTCGGTCGATGTCATCACCGGCACGATCAAGGCCAACTTCCCGACCCGGATCTCGTTCCAGGTGACCGGCAAGATCGACAGCCGCACCATTCTGGGCGAACAGGGCGCCGAACAGCTTCTGGGCATGGGCGACATGCTGTACATGGCCGGCGGCGGGCGGCTGTCGCGCGTGCACGGGCCCTTTGTCAGCGACGAGGAAGTCGAGGAGATCGTCAGCTATCTCAAGACCTTCGGTCCGCCGGACTATGTCGGCGGCGTGGTCGAGGGGCCGGACGAGGACAAGGAAAGCGATATCGACCTGGTGCTGGGGCTCGGCGGCAATACCGACAGCGAGGACGCGCTTTACGATCAGGCGGTGGCGATCGTCATCAAGGACCGCAAATGCTCGACCTCCTATATCCAGCGCAAGCTGGCCATCGGCTACAACAAGGCCGCGCGCCTCGTCGAGCAGATGGAGGATCAGGGGGTGGTCAGCGCCGCCAACCATGTCGGCAAGCGCGAGATCCTCGTGCCCGAACAGGCGTGA
- a CDS encoding LolA family protein: protein MKPLRLSLALAALLAATPVLADPIPLSSLSAYLNSFQTAQADFTQINADGSISTGTLSIKRPGRARFEYAPPEKALVLAGGGQVAVYDDKSNQPPEQYPLKRTPLNLILERNVDLGRARMVVGHAEDGTSTRVVAQDPEHPDYGTITLVFTNDPVELRQWIITDEAGSQTTVVLGQLKTGMPLGARMFNIIQETADRMKRR, encoded by the coding sequence ATGAAACCTCTCCGTCTTTCCCTGGCCCTTGCGGCCCTGCTGGCGGCGACGCCCGTTCTGGCAGACCCGATCCCGCTGTCGTCGCTCTCGGCCTATCTCAACAGCTTCCAGACCGCGCAGGCCGATTTCACCCAGATCAATGCCGATGGCTCGATTTCGACCGGGACGCTCTCGATCAAACGCCCCGGTCGGGCGCGGTTCGAATACGCGCCGCCCGAGAAGGCGCTGGTGCTGGCGGGCGGCGGCCAGGTCGCGGTCTATGACGACAAGTCGAACCAGCCGCCCGAACAATATCCGCTGAAACGGACGCCGCTGAACCTGATCCTCGAGCGCAATGTCGATCTCGGCCGCGCCCGGATGGTGGTGGGCCATGCGGAGGACGGGACCTCGACCCGCGTCGTGGCGCAGGACCCCGAGCATCCCGATTACGGCACCATCACGCTGGTCTTCACCAATGATCCGGTCGAGCTGAGGCAATGGATCATCACCGACGAGGCCGGAAGCCAGACCACCGTGGTTCTGGGCCAGCTGAAGACCGGCATGCCGCTGGGCGCGCGGATGTTCAACATCATCCAGGAAACCGCCGACCGTATGAAACGCCGCTGA
- a CDS encoding lytic transglycosylase produces MGRFLLIAACLFLTACGDKSPPRNLEDACAIARERPKYMRAMERSERRWGVPVPVQMAVIHQESKFVGNARTPHRFVLGVIPMGRQSSAYGYAQAIDGTWDMYRNGTANRGARRDDIFDATDFMGWYMAESRKKLGIPLSDARSQYLAYHEGHAGYARRSYRSKAWLMAVANRVEDRAQLYYAQLITCRR; encoded by the coding sequence ATGGGCAGGTTCCTCCTCATCGCGGCATGTCTTTTTCTCACGGCATGCGGCGACAAATCTCCGCCACGCAATCTGGAAGACGCCTGCGCCATCGCGCGCGAGCGGCCGAAATACATGCGCGCGATGGAGCGCAGCGAGCGTCGCTGGGGCGTTCCGGTGCCGGTGCAGATGGCGGTCATCCACCAGGAAAGCAAGTTCGTGGGCAATGCCCGCACGCCGCATCGCTTCGTGCTGGGAGTCATCCCGATGGGGCGGCAGAGCTCGGCCTATGGCTATGCCCAGGCCATCGACGGCACCTGGGACATGTACCGGAACGGCACCGCCAATCGCGGCGCGCGGCGCGACGACATCTTTGACGCGACCGATTTCATGGGCTGGTACATGGCCGAATCGCGCAAGAAGCTTGGCATTCCGCTGAGCGATGCGCGCAGCCAGTACCTTGCCTATCACGAAGGCCATGCCGGCTATGCCCGGCGCAGCTACCGCAGCAAGGCCTGGCTGATGGCGGTCGCCAACCGGGTCGAGGACCGGGCGCAGCTTTACTACGCCCAGCTCATCACCTGCCGCCGCTGA
- a CDS encoding AEC family transporter yields the protein MNLLLTVTEIVAPVFLLAAVGFLWVRFGNEYRVQFVTQLTMTLSVPCLIFTALMKTEIEPQALTALSLAAAAAYGAVTILCLTVVRLARLDRRTYLSPIIFGNTGNIGLPLALFAFGERGFDYAVVVFAVMAIYSFTFGVWLVAGGGSPLKALKEPLVWATALGGLFLWQGWQTPAFLTNALTLIGQIAVPLMLITMGVAIARLHPGHLPRAVWLSLVKLAICLGVAAGIGLWFGLDRVALAVLVLQISTPVAVTSYLLAEKYGADADAVAGLVVVSTLLSMLALPLTLAVLL from the coding sequence GTGAACCTTCTACTTACAGTCACCGAGATTGTCGCCCCCGTTTTCCTGCTGGCCGCGGTGGGCTTTCTCTGGGTCCGGTTCGGAAACGAATACCGTGTCCAGTTCGTGACTCAACTTACAATGACCCTGTCGGTTCCCTGCCTGATCTTCACCGCGCTGATGAAGACCGAGATCGAGCCGCAGGCCCTGACTGCGCTGTCGCTGGCCGCCGCCGCTGCCTATGGCGCGGTGACGATCCTCTGTCTCACCGTCGTGCGGCTCGCCCGGCTCGACCGCCGCACCTATCTGTCGCCGATCATCTTCGGCAATACCGGCAATATCGGGCTGCCGCTCGCGCTGTTCGCCTTCGGCGAGCGCGGCTTCGACTATGCGGTCGTGGTCTTCGCGGTGATGGCGATCTATTCCTTCACCTTCGGGGTCTGGCTGGTTGCCGGCGGCGGCTCGCCGCTGAAGGCCCTGAAGGAGCCGCTGGTCTGGGCCACCGCGCTGGGCGGGCTTTTCCTGTGGCAGGGCTGGCAGACCCCGGCCTTCCTGACCAATGCGCTGACCCTGATCGGACAGATCGCGGTGCCGCTGATGCTGATCACGATGGGCGTGGCGATTGCCCGGCTGCATCCGGGCCACCTGCCGCGCGCGGTCTGGCTGAGCCTCGTCAAGCTTGCGATCTGCCTTGGCGTCGCGGCCGGGATCGGGCTCTGGTTCGGGCTCGACCGGGTGGCTCTGGCCGTCCTGGTGCTGCAGATCTCGACCCCGGTCGCGGTCACCTCCTATCTTCTGGCCGAGAAATACGGCGCCGATGCCGATGCGGTGGCCGGGCTGGTCGTGGTCTCGACGCTGCTGTCAATGCTTGCGCTGCCGCTGACGCTGGCGGTTCTGCTCTGA
- the hspQ gene encoding heat shock protein HspQ — MLKAHAKYHLGQVVRHRKHPFRGVVFDVDAMFSNTEDWYAAIPEETRPPKDQPFYHLLAENDHSYYVAYVSEQNLVADDTGEPVDHPDLSDLFGEFEDGQYPLQFQLN, encoded by the coding sequence ATGCTCAAAGCGCACGCGAAATATCATCTGGGTCAAGTGGTCCGTCACCGGAAGCATCCGTTTCGTGGCGTGGTCTTTGACGTGGATGCGATGTTCTCGAATACCGAGGACTGGTATGCGGCGATTCCCGAGGAAACCCGCCCGCCGAAGGACCAGCCCTTCTATCACCTGCTGGCCGAGAACGATCACAGCTATTACGTGGCCTATGTCTCGGAGCAGAACCTCGTGGCCGACGATACCGGCGAGCCGGTCGATCATCCCGATCTTTCGGACCTGTTCGGCGAATTCGAGGACGGGCAGTATCCGCTGCAATTCCAGCTGAACTGA
- a CDS encoding gamma-glutamyltransferase family protein produces MRDFQLPGRSAVFATNGMCATSHPLAAKVAVQMLEAGGNAVDAALAGAVLLGICEPQMTGLGGDCFVLIKPAGEDRIVALNGSGRAPKGLEAARLRERGLDAMPTDSADAVTVPGAVDAFCRLSKDWGRIGLKASLAPAIHYAETGVPVAPRTAFDWARAADHLQGAARDFYLLGGQAPRPGQVFRAPKQAEVLRRIAMDGRAGFYEGEVAEDMVSSLSALGGCHTLEDFAATACDYGSPVSGSYKGVELVEHPPNGQGATAILMANILAQFDLPSMDPLGAERAHVEAEAARLAYDARNRFVADPAHMTRLDHMLAPGTAAKLAALIDPDRAMASPAPLSEAVHKETIYITVVDRDRMAVSLIYSIFHSFGAGLASTKFGINFQNRGAGFSLTEGHPNEAAGGKRPMHTIIPAMLKKDGKLIMPFGVMGGAYQPNGHARVLTNIVDYGMHPQQALDAPRSFADQGELLVERGYAEDVRAALAAKGHTVATPPSAIGGAQAILIDDETGVLQGASDPRKDGCALGY; encoded by the coding sequence ATGCGCGATTTCCAGTTGCCGGGGCGCTCGGCAGTGTTTGCGACAAACGGGATGTGCGCGACCTCCCATCCGCTCGCGGCCAAGGTCGCGGTGCAGATGCTCGAGGCAGGCGGCAATGCCGTCGATGCCGCGCTCGCGGGCGCGGTGCTGCTGGGGATCTGCGAGCCGCAGATGACCGGCCTCGGCGGCGACTGTTTCGTGCTGATCAAACCCGCGGGCGAGGACCGCATCGTCGCGCTGAACGGCTCGGGCCGGGCCCCGAAAGGGCTGGAGGCCGCCCGCCTCCGCGAGCGGGGCCTTGACGCCATGCCGACCGACAGCGCCGATGCGGTGACGGTGCCGGGCGCCGTCGATGCCTTCTGCCGGTTGTCGAAGGACTGGGGCCGGATCGGGCTGAAGGCCAGCCTCGCCCCCGCCATCCACTATGCCGAAACGGGCGTGCCGGTCGCGCCCCGCACCGCCTTCGACTGGGCCCGCGCCGCCGATCACCTGCAGGGCGCCGCGCGCGATTTCTACCTGCTGGGCGGCCAGGCGCCCCGGCCGGGACAGGTCTTCCGGGCACCGAAACAGGCCGAGGTGCTGCGCCGGATCGCGATGGACGGCCGGGCGGGCTTTTACGAGGGCGAGGTGGCCGAGGACATGGTCTCCTCGCTGAGCGCGCTGGGCGGCTGCCATACGCTGGAGGATTTCGCCGCCACCGCCTGCGATTACGGCAGCCCAGTCAGCGGCAGCTACAAGGGCGTCGAGCTGGTCGAGCATCCGCCGAACGGCCAGGGCGCGACCGCGATCCTGATGGCGAATATCCTGGCGCAATTCGACCTGCCCTCGATGGACCCGCTGGGGGCCGAGCGCGCCCATGTCGAGGCCGAGGCGGCAAGACTTGCCTATGACGCGCGCAACCGCTTCGTCGCCGATCCCGCCCACATGACCCGGCTCGACCACATGCTGGCCCCCGGGACGGCGGCGAAGCTGGCCGCGCTGATCGACCCCGACCGGGCGATGGCAAGCCCCGCGCCGCTGTCGGAAGCCGTCCACAAGGAGACGATCTACATCACCGTGGTCGACCGGGACCGGATGGCCGTGTCGCTGATCTATTCGATCTTTCACAGCTTCGGCGCGGGCCTCGCCTCGACGAAATTCGGCATCAACTTCCAGAACCGGGGCGCGGGCTTCAGCCTGACCGAAGGCCATCCGAACGAGGCCGCGGGCGGCAAGCGCCCGATGCACACGATCATCCCGGCGATGCTGAAGAAGGACGGCAAGCTGATCATGCCCTTCGGTGTGATGGGCGGGGCCTATCAGCCCAACGGCCATGCAAGGGTGCTGACCAATATCGTCGATTACGGTATGCATCCGCAGCAGGCGCTGGACGCGCCCCGCAGCTTTGCCGATCAGGGCGAGCTGCTGGTCGAGCGCGGCTATGCCGAAGATGTGCGCGCGGCACTGGCCGCGAAGGGCCATACCGTGGCCACGCCGCCTTCCGCCATCGGCGGGGCGCAGGCGATCCTGATCGACGACGAGACCGGCGTGCTGCAGGGCGCGTCCGACCCGCGCAAGGACGGCTGCGCGCTGGGATACTGA
- the ald gene encoding alanine dehydrogenase: MHIGCPREIKPQEFRVGLTPDAAREAAAHGHAVLVETGAGLGAGFEDADYIAAGAEIAATAEDVFARAELVVKVKEPLAEERRRLREGQVLFTYLHLAPDPAQTRDLLDSGVTAIAYETVTDDRGGLPLLAPMSEVAGRLAPQMGAWALQKANGGRGVLMGGVPGVGPAEVLVIGGGVVGTHAARIAAGMGAHVTVLDKSLPRLRQLDEIFDGRVTTRHSSEATLAALLDRADMIVGAVLIPGATAPRLLSRADLARMKPGAVLVDVAIDQGGCFETSRPTTHEAPVFSVDGIQHYCVANMPGAVPRSATLALGNATMPFLLALADKGWRQACTDDPHLLAGLNVHAGQLTCYAVGKAQDIDVLSPQLALTA, translated from the coding sequence ATGCATATCGGATGCCCCAGAGAGATCAAACCCCAGGAATTCCGCGTCGGCCTGACGCCCGATGCCGCCCGCGAAGCCGCCGCCCATGGCCATGCCGTGCTGGTCGAGACCGGTGCCGGGCTTGGCGCGGGCTTCGAGGATGCCGATTACATCGCGGCCGGCGCCGAGATCGCGGCCACCGCCGAGGACGTCTTTGCCCGCGCCGAACTGGTGGTGAAGGTCAAGGAGCCGCTCGCCGAGGAACGGCGGCGCCTGCGCGAGGGACAGGTCCTGTTCACCTATCTGCATCTCGCGCCCGACCCCGCCCAGACCCGCGACCTGCTGGACAGCGGCGTCACCGCCATCGCCTATGAGACCGTGACCGACGACCGCGGCGGGCTGCCCCTGCTGGCGCCGATGTCCGAGGTGGCGGGACGGCTCGCGCCGCAGATGGGGGCCTGGGCGCTGCAGAAGGCCAATGGCGGGCGCGGCGTGCTGATGGGCGGCGTGCCCGGCGTCGGCCCGGCCGAGGTGCTGGTCATCGGCGGCGGCGTGGTCGGCACCCATGCGGCGCGGATCGCGGCCGGGATGGGCGCCCATGTCACCGTGCTCGACAAGTCGCTGCCGCGGCTGCGCCAGCTTGACGAGATCTTCGACGGCCGGGTGACGACCCGGCATTCCTCGGAAGCGACGCTGGCCGCGCTGCTGGACCGGGCCGACATGATCGTGGGCGCGGTGCTGATCCCCGGGGCGACCGCGCCAAGGCTGCTCAGCCGGGCCGATCTGGCGCGGATGAAACCGGGCGCGGTCCTCGTCGATGTGGCGATCGACCAGGGCGGCTGCTTCGAGACCTCGCGTCCGACCACCCATGAGGCCCCGGTCTTCTCGGTCGACGGCATCCAGCATTACTGCGTGGCCAACATGCCCGGCGCGGTGCCGCGCAGCGCGACGCTGGCGCTGGGGAATGCGACCATGCCGTTCCTGCTGGCCCTGGCCGACAAGGGATGGCGTCAGGCCTGCACCGACGACCCGCATCTGCTGGCCGGGCTCAACGTCCATGCCGGGCAACTGACCTGCTATGCGGTCGGAAAGGCGCAGGATATCGACGTGCTGTCCCCGCAACTGGCGCTGACGGCCTGA
- a CDS encoding Lrp/AsnC family transcriptional regulator, protein MALDETDLRLLRVLQKQGRISNAELSERVNLSASACHRRVQRLEEGGFIRDYVALLDARKMGRQTTVFVEITLSGQADETLAAFEKAVARVPDVLECHLMAGNADYLLKVVAEDSEDFARIHRRYLTRLPGVARMQSFFALRTVFKTTALPL, encoded by the coding sequence ATGGCGCTGGACGAGACCGATCTTCGATTGTTGCGGGTCCTGCAGAAGCAGGGCCGGATTTCGAATGCCGAGCTGAGCGAACGGGTGAACCTTTCGGCCTCGGCCTGTCACCGCCGGGTGCAGCGGCTGGAGGAGGGCGGCTTCATCCGCGACTATGTCGCGCTGCTCGATGCCCGCAAGATGGGCCGCCAGACCACCGTCTTTGTCGAGATCACGCTGTCGGGGCAGGCCGACGAGACGCTGGCCGCCTTCGAGAAGGCGGTGGCGCGGGTGCCCGATGTGCTGGAATGCCACCTGATGGCGGGGAATGCGGATTACCTGCTGAAGGTGGTGGCCGAGGACAGCGAGGATTTCGCCCGCATCCACCGGCGATACCTGACCCGCTTGCCCGGCGTTGCGCGGATGCAATCCTTCTTTGCGCTGCGGACGGTGTTCAAGACCACCGCGCTGCCGCTATAG
- a CDS encoding class II aldolase/adducin family protein, which produces MTDEKDKRAAIVAACRSMNALGLNQGTSGNISVRHGAGLLITPSSIPYDVLAPEDIVFMEMDGTAHGARRPSSEWRFHLDILRSRTDLNAVVHAHAPYCTMLAILHKPIPAVHYMVAAAGGGDIRCAPYATFGTQALSDLVLEALEERKACLMAHHGMIAAEAGLDKAMWLAVEVEALARQYHGALAIGTPPLLSETELAEAIAQFTGGYGQGNPTAT; this is translated from the coding sequence ATGACCGACGAGAAGGACAAGCGCGCGGCGATCGTCGCGGCGTGCCGCAGCATGAATGCGCTCGGGCTGAACCAGGGGACGTCCGGCAATATCAGCGTCCGCCACGGGGCGGGGCTGCTGATCACGCCGAGCTCGATCCCCTATGACGTGCTGGCGCCGGAGGACATCGTCTTCATGGAGATGGACGGCACCGCCCATGGCGCGCGCAGGCCGTCCTCGGAATGGCGCTTCCATCTCGATATCCTGCGCAGCCGCACCGATCTCAATGCGGTGGTGCATGCCCATGCCCCCTATTGCACGATGCTGGCCATTTTGCACAAGCCGATCCCGGCGGTGCATTACATGGTGGCGGCGGCGGGCGGCGGCGATATCCGCTGCGCGCCCTATGCGACCTTCGGGACCCAGGCGCTGTCCGATCTGGTGCTGGAGGCGCTTGAGGAGCGCAAGGCCTGCCTGATGGCGCATCACGGCATGATCGCGGCCGAGGCCGGTCTCGACAAGGCGATGTGGCTGGCCGTGGAGGTCGAGGCCCTGGCCCGGCAGTATCACGGCGCGCTCGCGATCGGGACCCCGCCGCTGCTGAGCGAGACCGAGCTGGCCGAGGCGATTGCGCAATTCACCGGCGGCTATGGTCAGGGCAACCCGACGGCGACGTGA